In one window of Helianthus annuus cultivar XRQ/B chromosome 17, HanXRQr2.0-SUNRISE, whole genome shotgun sequence DNA:
- the LOC110922346 gene encoding pentatricopeptide repeat-containing protein At3g22470, mitochondrial isoform X2, whose product MRFPLLFTCPNMETSTCPPGIIQYSCIIDSLCKRKRFVEALKLFTEMKRKGVSPNVVTYTCLIHGLCSIHSWDEALELLSEMHARNVSLNVHTFSILLDALCKEGRITEAESLLSLMIQIGVTPNTVTYNSLIRGYCLLGKMDVARKLFDSMVDQRCTHSVISYNILIKGYSENKKIDEALSVFHEMCNEEIVPSLVTYNTLIIGLCQAGRFEEALLLPYEMKSHGLTPDISTYNTLLDALCNNTKLDEALKFFDSMIDQGYTPSVMSYNILMKGYSENEKIDEALNLFSKMSKNGVNPNVVTYNTLISGLSHAGRLEEARMLSSEMKSRGLKPDIVTFNTILNTLCKNGKLDEARSLFNTMDDDGVVPDIVTCNCVIDGMCKSGETDDAYGMFLSLSSRGLQPNVRTYNIMIDGLCKASELDKANTLFLEMKANGCSADEITYKIMVQGFIRAKQTTRAIEFINGSLNGNVWADMKKLLNGCCPPMDQKILSSSN is encoded by the exons ATGCGTTTTCCGTTGCTGTTCACGTGTCCC AATATGGAAACGTCTACTTGTCCACCGGGGATTATCCAGTACAGCTGCATTATCGACAGCCTCTGCAAGCGTAAACGATTTGTTGAAGCGTTGAAGCTTTTTACGGAAATGAAAAGAAAAGGTGTGTCGCCTAATGTTGTGACGTATACTTGTTTAATTCATGGGTTGTGTAGTATACACTCGTGGGATGAAGCACTTGAGTTGTTGAGTGAAATGCATGCTCGAAACGTCTCGTTAAACGTACACACGTTTTCTATTTTGTTGGATGCGTTGTGTAAAGAAGGAAGGATAACTGAAGCGGAAAgtttgttgtcactgatgattcaAATAGGCGTGACACCTAACACGGTTACGTACAATTCACTCATTCGTGGTTACTGCTTACTTGGAAAAATGGATGTTGCTAGGAAGTTGTTTGACTCTATGGTTGACCAGCGTTGCACTCATTCAGTTATCAGTTACAACATATTAATAAAAGGGTACTCCGAAAACAAAAAAATAGATGAAGCGTTGAGTGTTTTTCATGAAATGTGTAACGAGGAGATCGTTCCTAGTCTTGTAACATACAACACTCTTATTATTGGTCTGTGTCAAGCGGGCCGATTTGAGGAAGCGCTTTTGCTTCCGTATGAAATGAAATCTCATGGTTTGACTCCCGATATTTCCACTTACAATACTCTGTTAGATGCCCTTTGCAATAATACGAAACTAGATGAAGCCCTAAAGTTTTTCGATTCCATGATCGACCAAGGTTACACGCCTTCTGTTATGAGTTACAACATCTTAATGAAAGGGTACTCCGAAAACGAAAAAATAGACGAAGCTTTGAATTTGTTTAGTAAAATGTCTAAGAACGGTGTTAATCCTAACGTAGTTACATACAACACTCTTATTAGTGGTTTGTCTCATGCGGGCCGACTTGAGGAGGCTCGTATGCTTTCTTCCGAAATGAAATCCCGTGGTCTGAAACCAGACATCGTCACTTTCAATACTATATTGAACACCCTTTGTAAGAACGGGAAACTAGATGAAGCCCGAAGTTTGTTCAACACAATGGATGATGATGGCGTTGTTCCTGATATCGTTACGTGCAATTGCGTCATTGACGGTATGTGCAAGTCTGGGGAAACCGATGATGCATACGGGATGTTTTTGAGTCTTTCTTCTAGAGGCTTGCAACCTAATGTGCGTACGTACAACATCATGATTGACGGATTGTGTAAAGCGAGTGAACTTGATAAAGCAAATACATTGTTTCTAGAAATGAAAGCCAACGGTTGTTCTGCCGATGAGATTACGTATAAGATAATGGTGCAGGGATTCATTCGAGCGAAGCAGACCACCCGGGCTATTGAATTTATTAACGGATCACTTAACGGAAACGTTTGGGCAGATATGAAGAAGTTGCTAAATGGTTGTTGTCCCCCGATGGATCAAAAGATTCTTTCAAGTTCTAACTAA
- the LOC110922346 gene encoding pentatricopeptide repeat-containing protein At1g63330 isoform X1, translating into MKMMHAFSVAVHVSRKFLTSQHLPFNRSYTFAVPKNRNTDLKTLVFKFNRLAYRNPVPPIPEFTKILSVIAKRNHFAAAISLINQFDFLGVNPVLKPTIYVFNIAINCFCHLKRVDFGFAVLAKATKLGYQPDCATFNTLIKGLCGNDKLHQAIKLFDRIVKNGFEPSVVTYGTLINGFCKSGDTHSAIILLQNMETSTCPPGIIQYSCIIDSLCKRKRFVEALKLFTEMKRKGVSPNVVTYTCLIHGLCSIHSWDEALELLSEMHARNVSLNVHTFSILLDALCKEGRITEAESLLSLMIQIGVTPNTVTYNSLIRGYCLLGKMDVARKLFDSMVDQRCTHSVISYNILIKGYSENKKIDEALSVFHEMCNEEIVPSLVTYNTLIIGLCQAGRFEEALLLPYEMKSHGLTPDISTYNTLLDALCNNTKLDEALKFFDSMIDQGYTPSVMSYNILMKGYSENEKIDEALNLFSKMSKNGVNPNVVTYNTLISGLSHAGRLEEARMLSSEMKSRGLKPDIVTFNTILNTLCKNGKLDEARSLFNTMDDDGVVPDIVTCNCVIDGMCKSGETDDAYGMFLSLSSRGLQPNVRTYNIMIDGLCKASELDKANTLFLEMKANGCSADEITYKIMVQGFIRAKQTTRAIEFINGSLNGNVWADMKKLLNGCCPPMDQKILSSSN; encoded by the coding sequence ATGAAGATGATGCATGCGTTTTCCGTTGCTGTTCACGTGTCCCGTAAGTTCTTAACTTCACAACACCTTCCCTTCAATCGTTCATATACTTTTGCTGTACCCAAAAATCGAAATACGGACCTCAAAACCCTAGTTTTTAAGTTTAATCGATTGGCATATAGGAATCCTGTACCCCCTATTCCAGAATTCACTAAGATATTGTCGGTTATTGCGAAAAGGAATCATTTTGCTGCTGCAATTTCACTCAttaatcagtttgactttttaggAGTCAACCCTGTTTTGAAACCCACCATTTATGTTTTCAACATTGCTATTAATTGTTTCTGTCACTTGAAAAGAGTCGACTTTGGATTCGCGGTGCTAGCGAAAGCCACGAAACTCGGATACCAACCCGATTGTGCTACTTTTAATACCCTTATTAAGGGACTATGTGGTAACGATAAGTTGCATCAAGCAATCAAATTGTTTGACCGGATTGTGAAGAACGGGTTTGAGCCTAGTGTGGTGACTTACGGGACGTTAATTAACGGTTTTTGTAAATCGGGAGACACTCATTCGGCTATTATTTTACTACAGAATATGGAAACGTCTACTTGTCCACCGGGGATTATCCAGTACAGCTGCATTATCGACAGCCTCTGCAAGCGTAAACGATTTGTTGAAGCGTTGAAGCTTTTTACGGAAATGAAAAGAAAAGGTGTGTCGCCTAATGTTGTGACGTATACTTGTTTAATTCATGGGTTGTGTAGTATACACTCGTGGGATGAAGCACTTGAGTTGTTGAGTGAAATGCATGCTCGAAACGTCTCGTTAAACGTACACACGTTTTCTATTTTGTTGGATGCGTTGTGTAAAGAAGGAAGGATAACTGAAGCGGAAAgtttgttgtcactgatgattcaAATAGGCGTGACACCTAACACGGTTACGTACAATTCACTCATTCGTGGTTACTGCTTACTTGGAAAAATGGATGTTGCTAGGAAGTTGTTTGACTCTATGGTTGACCAGCGTTGCACTCATTCAGTTATCAGTTACAACATATTAATAAAAGGGTACTCCGAAAACAAAAAAATAGATGAAGCGTTGAGTGTTTTTCATGAAATGTGTAACGAGGAGATCGTTCCTAGTCTTGTAACATACAACACTCTTATTATTGGTCTGTGTCAAGCGGGCCGATTTGAGGAAGCGCTTTTGCTTCCGTATGAAATGAAATCTCATGGTTTGACTCCCGATATTTCCACTTACAATACTCTGTTAGATGCCCTTTGCAATAATACGAAACTAGATGAAGCCCTAAAGTTTTTCGATTCCATGATCGACCAAGGTTACACGCCTTCTGTTATGAGTTACAACATCTTAATGAAAGGGTACTCCGAAAACGAAAAAATAGACGAAGCTTTGAATTTGTTTAGTAAAATGTCTAAGAACGGTGTTAATCCTAACGTAGTTACATACAACACTCTTATTAGTGGTTTGTCTCATGCGGGCCGACTTGAGGAGGCTCGTATGCTTTCTTCCGAAATGAAATCCCGTGGTCTGAAACCAGACATCGTCACTTTCAATACTATATTGAACACCCTTTGTAAGAACGGGAAACTAGATGAAGCCCGAAGTTTGTTCAACACAATGGATGATGATGGCGTTGTTCCTGATATCGTTACGTGCAATTGCGTCATTGACGGTATGTGCAAGTCTGGGGAAACCGATGATGCATACGGGATGTTTTTGAGTCTTTCTTCTAGAGGCTTGCAACCTAATGTGCGTACGTACAACATCATGATTGACGGATTGTGTAAAGCGAGTGAACTTGATAAAGCAAATACATTGTTTCTAGAAATGAAAGCCAACGGTTGTTCTGCCGATGAGATTACGTATAAGATAATGGTGCAGGGATTCATTCGAGCGAAGCAGACCACCCGGGCTATTGAATTTATTAACGGATCACTTAACGGAAACGTTTGGGCAGATATGAAGAAGTTGCTAAATGGTTGTTGTCCCCCGATGGATCAAAAGATTCTTTCAAGTTCTAACTAA
- the LOC110922346 gene encoding pentatricopeptide repeat-containing protein At3g22470, mitochondrial isoform X3 — METSTCPPGIIQYSCIIDSLCKRKRFVEALKLFTEMKRKGVSPNVVTYTCLIHGLCSIHSWDEALELLSEMHARNVSLNVHTFSILLDALCKEGRITEAESLLSLMIQIGVTPNTVTYNSLIRGYCLLGKMDVARKLFDSMVDQRCTHSVISYNILIKGYSENKKIDEALSVFHEMCNEEIVPSLVTYNTLIIGLCQAGRFEEALLLPYEMKSHGLTPDISTYNTLLDALCNNTKLDEALKFFDSMIDQGYTPSVMSYNILMKGYSENEKIDEALNLFSKMSKNGVNPNVVTYNTLISGLSHAGRLEEARMLSSEMKSRGLKPDIVTFNTILNTLCKNGKLDEARSLFNTMDDDGVVPDIVTCNCVIDGMCKSGETDDAYGMFLSLSSRGLQPNVRTYNIMIDGLCKASELDKANTLFLEMKANGCSADEITYKIMVQGFIRAKQTTRAIEFINGSLNGNVWADMKKLLNGCCPPMDQKILSSSN, encoded by the coding sequence ATGGAAACGTCTACTTGTCCACCGGGGATTATCCAGTACAGCTGCATTATCGACAGCCTCTGCAAGCGTAAACGATTTGTTGAAGCGTTGAAGCTTTTTACGGAAATGAAAAGAAAAGGTGTGTCGCCTAATGTTGTGACGTATACTTGTTTAATTCATGGGTTGTGTAGTATACACTCGTGGGATGAAGCACTTGAGTTGTTGAGTGAAATGCATGCTCGAAACGTCTCGTTAAACGTACACACGTTTTCTATTTTGTTGGATGCGTTGTGTAAAGAAGGAAGGATAACTGAAGCGGAAAgtttgttgtcactgatgattcaAATAGGCGTGACACCTAACACGGTTACGTACAATTCACTCATTCGTGGTTACTGCTTACTTGGAAAAATGGATGTTGCTAGGAAGTTGTTTGACTCTATGGTTGACCAGCGTTGCACTCATTCAGTTATCAGTTACAACATATTAATAAAAGGGTACTCCGAAAACAAAAAAATAGATGAAGCGTTGAGTGTTTTTCATGAAATGTGTAACGAGGAGATCGTTCCTAGTCTTGTAACATACAACACTCTTATTATTGGTCTGTGTCAAGCGGGCCGATTTGAGGAAGCGCTTTTGCTTCCGTATGAAATGAAATCTCATGGTTTGACTCCCGATATTTCCACTTACAATACTCTGTTAGATGCCCTTTGCAATAATACGAAACTAGATGAAGCCCTAAAGTTTTTCGATTCCATGATCGACCAAGGTTACACGCCTTCTGTTATGAGTTACAACATCTTAATGAAAGGGTACTCCGAAAACGAAAAAATAGACGAAGCTTTGAATTTGTTTAGTAAAATGTCTAAGAACGGTGTTAATCCTAACGTAGTTACATACAACACTCTTATTAGTGGTTTGTCTCATGCGGGCCGACTTGAGGAGGCTCGTATGCTTTCTTCCGAAATGAAATCCCGTGGTCTGAAACCAGACATCGTCACTTTCAATACTATATTGAACACCCTTTGTAAGAACGGGAAACTAGATGAAGCCCGAAGTTTGTTCAACACAATGGATGATGATGGCGTTGTTCCTGATATCGTTACGTGCAATTGCGTCATTGACGGTATGTGCAAGTCTGGGGAAACCGATGATGCATACGGGATGTTTTTGAGTCTTTCTTCTAGAGGCTTGCAACCTAATGTGCGTACGTACAACATCATGATTGACGGATTGTGTAAAGCGAGTGAACTTGATAAAGCAAATACATTGTTTCTAGAAATGAAAGCCAACGGTTGTTCTGCCGATGAGATTACGTATAAGATAATGGTGCAGGGATTCATTCGAGCGAAGCAGACCACCCGGGCTATTGAATTTATTAACGGATCACTTAACGGAAACGTTTGGGCAGATATGAAGAAGTTGCTAAATGGTTGTTGTCCCCCGATGGATCAAAAGATTCTTTCAAGTTCTAACTAA